One genomic window of Grus americana isolate bGruAme1 chromosome 29, bGruAme1.mat, whole genome shotgun sequence includes the following:
- the VPS45 gene encoding vacuolar protein sorting-associated protein 45 isoform X1, whose product MNAVLAVKQYVSKMIEDSGPGMKVLLMDRETTGIVSMVYTQSEILQKEVYLFERLDSANREAMKHLKAICFLRPTKENVEFLIQELRRPKYSIYFIYFSNVISKSDVKSLAEADEQEVVAEVQEFYGDYIAVNPHVFSLNLLGCCQGRSWDPAQLSRTTQGLTALLLSLKKCPMIRYQLSSESAKRLAECVKQVITKEYELFDFRRTEVPPLLLILDRSDDAITPLLNQWTYQAMVHELLGINNNRIDLSRVPGISKDLREVVLSAENDEFYANNMYLNFAEIGSNIKNLMEDFQRRKPKEQQKLESIADMKAFVENYPQFKKMSGTVSKHVTVVGELSRLVGERNLLEVSEVEQELACQNDHSSALQNVRRLLQNPKVTEFDAARLVMLYALHYERHSSNSLPGLMTDLKNRGVSEKYRKLVSAIVEYGGKRVRGSDLFSPKDAVAITKQFLKGLKGVENVYTQHQPLLQETLDQLIKGKLKDSQYPYLGPNTLRDRPQDIIVFIIGGATYEEALTVYNLNRTNPGVRIVLGGTTIHNTKSFLEEVTTSGFRGRSTESSQVTPRSSSRR is encoded by the exons ATGAACGCGGTGCTGGCAGTGAAGCAGTACGTGTCTAAGATGATCGAGGACAGCGGGCCGGGCATGAAGGTGCTTCTCATGGACCGGGAGACG ACCGGTATCGTGAGCATGGTGTACACGCAGTCCGAGATCCTGCAGAAGGAGGTTTATCTCTTCGAACGCCTCGATTCTGCCAACAGGGAGGCCATGAAGCACCTGAAGGCCATCTGCTTCCTCCGGCCCACCAAG GAGAATGTGGAGTTCCTCATTCAGGAGCTGCGGAGGCCGAAGTACAGCATTTATTTCATCT atttcagtAACGTGATCAGTAAGAGTGATGTCAAGTCGTTGGCTGAGGCTGATGAACAAGAAGTTGTGGCTGAAGTTCAG GAGTTCTATGGTGATTACATTGCAGTGAATCCGCACGTTTTTTCTCTCAACCTCTTGGGCTGCTGCcag GGTCGGAGCTGGGATCCGGCTCAGCTGTCCAGGACAACTCAAGGGTTGACTGCTCTGCTTTTGTCTCTGAAGAAATGCCCCATGATTCGGTACCAGCTCTCTTCTGAGTCAGCAAAGAGGCTTGCTGAGTGCGTGAAG CAAGTTATCACTAAAGAGTATGAGCTGTTTGACTTTCGGCGCACTGAGGTTCCTCCTTTACTTCTCATTCTGGACCGATCTGACGATGCCATCACCCCACTTCTGAACCAG TGGACGTACCAGGCTATGGTTCACGAATTGCTGGGGATTAACAACAACCGCATCGACCTCTCTCGGGTACCGGGGATAAGCAAGGATCTCCGAGAGGTGGTCCTGTCTGCCGAGAACGACGAGTTCTACGCCAAC AACATGTACCTGAACTTTGCAGAGATTGGCAGCAACATCAAGAACCTTATGGAGGATTTCCAGAGGAGGAAACCtaaggagcagcagaagctggaatCCATAGCAGATATGAAG GCATTTGTGGAGAATTACCCACAGTTCAAGAAGATGTCGGGCACGGTGTCGAAGCACGTGACGGTGGTGGGAGAGCTCTCCCGACTGGTTGGGGAGCGGAACCTGCTGGAGGTGTCCGAagtggagcaggagctggcctGCCAGAATGACCATTCCAGTGCTCTCCAG AACGTGCGTCGCCTCCTGCAGAACCCCAAGGTGACGGAGTTTGATGCTGCCCGGCTGGTGATGCTTTACGCCCTGCACTACGAGCGACACAGCAGCAATAGTTTGCCGGGGCTGATGACGGATCTCAAGAACAGGGGTGTGTCGGAGAAATACCGAAAG CTAGTGTCTGCCATTGTGGAGTACGGAGGAAAACGGGTCCGGGGCAGCGACCTGTTCAGTCCCAAGGATGCTGTAGCCATCACCAAACAGTTCCTCAAAGGACTGAAG GGTGTTGAGAATGTGTACACACAGCACCAGCCTCTCCTTCAAGAAACACTAGATCAGCTCATCAAAGGAAAACTCAAGGACAGCCAGTACCCCTACCTGGGTCCCAACACACTCCGTGACAG GCCCCAAGATATCATCGTGTTCATCATTGGAGGGGCGACTTACGAAGAGGCTCTGACTGTCTATAACCTTAACCGCACCAACCCGGGGGTCCGGATCGTCCTAGGTGGGACCACGATTCACAACACAAAGAG
- the VPS45 gene encoding vacuolar protein sorting-associated protein 45 isoform X2: MNAVLAVKQYVSKMIEDSGPGMKVLLMDRETTGIVSMVYTQSEILQKEVYLFERLDSANREAMKHLKAICFLRPTKENVEFLIQELRRPKYSIYFIYFSNVISKSDVKSLAEADEQEVVAEVQEFYGDYIAVNPHVFSLNLLGCCQGRSWDPAQLSRTTQGLTALLLSLKKCPMIRYQLSSESAKRLAECVKQVITKEYELFDFRRTEVPPLLLILDRSDDAITPLLNQWTYQAMVHELLGINNNRIDLSRVPGISKDLREVVLSAENDEFYANNMYLNFAEIGSNIKNLMEDFQRRKPKEQQKLESIADMKAFVENYPQFKKMSGTVSKHVTVVGELSRLVGERNLLEVSEVEQELACQNDHSSALQNVRRLLQNPKVTEFDAARLVMLYALHYERHSSNSLPGLMTDLKNRGVSEKYRKLVSAIVEYGGKRVRGSDLFSPKDAVAITKQFLKGLKGVENVYTQHQPLLQETLDQLIKGKLKDSQYPYLGPNTLRDRPQDIIVFIIGGATYEEALTVYNLNRTNPGVRIVLGGTTIHNTKSKKIFW; the protein is encoded by the exons ATGAACGCGGTGCTGGCAGTGAAGCAGTACGTGTCTAAGATGATCGAGGACAGCGGGCCGGGCATGAAGGTGCTTCTCATGGACCGGGAGACG ACCGGTATCGTGAGCATGGTGTACACGCAGTCCGAGATCCTGCAGAAGGAGGTTTATCTCTTCGAACGCCTCGATTCTGCCAACAGGGAGGCCATGAAGCACCTGAAGGCCATCTGCTTCCTCCGGCCCACCAAG GAGAATGTGGAGTTCCTCATTCAGGAGCTGCGGAGGCCGAAGTACAGCATTTATTTCATCT atttcagtAACGTGATCAGTAAGAGTGATGTCAAGTCGTTGGCTGAGGCTGATGAACAAGAAGTTGTGGCTGAAGTTCAG GAGTTCTATGGTGATTACATTGCAGTGAATCCGCACGTTTTTTCTCTCAACCTCTTGGGCTGCTGCcag GGTCGGAGCTGGGATCCGGCTCAGCTGTCCAGGACAACTCAAGGGTTGACTGCTCTGCTTTTGTCTCTGAAGAAATGCCCCATGATTCGGTACCAGCTCTCTTCTGAGTCAGCAAAGAGGCTTGCTGAGTGCGTGAAG CAAGTTATCACTAAAGAGTATGAGCTGTTTGACTTTCGGCGCACTGAGGTTCCTCCTTTACTTCTCATTCTGGACCGATCTGACGATGCCATCACCCCACTTCTGAACCAG TGGACGTACCAGGCTATGGTTCACGAATTGCTGGGGATTAACAACAACCGCATCGACCTCTCTCGGGTACCGGGGATAAGCAAGGATCTCCGAGAGGTGGTCCTGTCTGCCGAGAACGACGAGTTCTACGCCAAC AACATGTACCTGAACTTTGCAGAGATTGGCAGCAACATCAAGAACCTTATGGAGGATTTCCAGAGGAGGAAACCtaaggagcagcagaagctggaatCCATAGCAGATATGAAG GCATTTGTGGAGAATTACCCACAGTTCAAGAAGATGTCGGGCACGGTGTCGAAGCACGTGACGGTGGTGGGAGAGCTCTCCCGACTGGTTGGGGAGCGGAACCTGCTGGAGGTGTCCGAagtggagcaggagctggcctGCCAGAATGACCATTCCAGTGCTCTCCAG AACGTGCGTCGCCTCCTGCAGAACCCCAAGGTGACGGAGTTTGATGCTGCCCGGCTGGTGATGCTTTACGCCCTGCACTACGAGCGACACAGCAGCAATAGTTTGCCGGGGCTGATGACGGATCTCAAGAACAGGGGTGTGTCGGAGAAATACCGAAAG CTAGTGTCTGCCATTGTGGAGTACGGAGGAAAACGGGTCCGGGGCAGCGACCTGTTCAGTCCCAAGGATGCTGTAGCCATCACCAAACAGTTCCTCAAAGGACTGAAG GGTGTTGAGAATGTGTACACACAGCACCAGCCTCTCCTTCAAGAAACACTAGATCAGCTCATCAAAGGAAAACTCAAGGACAGCCAGTACCCCTACCTGGGTCCCAACACACTCCGTGACAG GCCCCAAGATATCATCGTGTTCATCATTGGAGGGGCGACTTACGAAGAGGCTCTGACTGTCTATAACCTTAACCGCACCAACCCGGGGGTCCGGATCGTCCTAGGTGGGACCACGATTCACAACACAAAGAG
- the VPS45 gene encoding vacuolar protein sorting-associated protein 45 isoform X3, with amino-acid sequence MKHLKAICFLRPTKENVEFLIQELRRPKYSIYFIYFSNVISKSDVKSLAEADEQEVVAEVQEFYGDYIAVNPHVFSLNLLGCCQGRSWDPAQLSRTTQGLTALLLSLKKCPMIRYQLSSESAKRLAECVKQVITKEYELFDFRRTEVPPLLLILDRSDDAITPLLNQWTYQAMVHELLGINNNRIDLSRVPGISKDLREVVLSAENDEFYANNMYLNFAEIGSNIKNLMEDFQRRKPKEQQKLESIADMKAFVENYPQFKKMSGTVSKHVTVVGELSRLVGERNLLEVSEVEQELACQNDHSSALQNVRRLLQNPKVTEFDAARLVMLYALHYERHSSNSLPGLMTDLKNRGVSEKYRKLVSAIVEYGGKRVRGSDLFSPKDAVAITKQFLKGLKGVENVYTQHQPLLQETLDQLIKGKLKDSQYPYLGPNTLRDRPQDIIVFIIGGATYEEALTVYNLNRTNPGVRIVLGGTTIHNTKSFLEEVTTSGFRGRSTESSQVTPRSSSRR; translated from the exons ATGAAGCACCTGAAGGCCATCTGCTTCCTCCGGCCCACCAAG GAGAATGTGGAGTTCCTCATTCAGGAGCTGCGGAGGCCGAAGTACAGCATTTATTTCATCT atttcagtAACGTGATCAGTAAGAGTGATGTCAAGTCGTTGGCTGAGGCTGATGAACAAGAAGTTGTGGCTGAAGTTCAG GAGTTCTATGGTGATTACATTGCAGTGAATCCGCACGTTTTTTCTCTCAACCTCTTGGGCTGCTGCcag GGTCGGAGCTGGGATCCGGCTCAGCTGTCCAGGACAACTCAAGGGTTGACTGCTCTGCTTTTGTCTCTGAAGAAATGCCCCATGATTCGGTACCAGCTCTCTTCTGAGTCAGCAAAGAGGCTTGCTGAGTGCGTGAAG CAAGTTATCACTAAAGAGTATGAGCTGTTTGACTTTCGGCGCACTGAGGTTCCTCCTTTACTTCTCATTCTGGACCGATCTGACGATGCCATCACCCCACTTCTGAACCAG TGGACGTACCAGGCTATGGTTCACGAATTGCTGGGGATTAACAACAACCGCATCGACCTCTCTCGGGTACCGGGGATAAGCAAGGATCTCCGAGAGGTGGTCCTGTCTGCCGAGAACGACGAGTTCTACGCCAAC AACATGTACCTGAACTTTGCAGAGATTGGCAGCAACATCAAGAACCTTATGGAGGATTTCCAGAGGAGGAAACCtaaggagcagcagaagctggaatCCATAGCAGATATGAAG GCATTTGTGGAGAATTACCCACAGTTCAAGAAGATGTCGGGCACGGTGTCGAAGCACGTGACGGTGGTGGGAGAGCTCTCCCGACTGGTTGGGGAGCGGAACCTGCTGGAGGTGTCCGAagtggagcaggagctggcctGCCAGAATGACCATTCCAGTGCTCTCCAG AACGTGCGTCGCCTCCTGCAGAACCCCAAGGTGACGGAGTTTGATGCTGCCCGGCTGGTGATGCTTTACGCCCTGCACTACGAGCGACACAGCAGCAATAGTTTGCCGGGGCTGATGACGGATCTCAAGAACAGGGGTGTGTCGGAGAAATACCGAAAG CTAGTGTCTGCCATTGTGGAGTACGGAGGAAAACGGGTCCGGGGCAGCGACCTGTTCAGTCCCAAGGATGCTGTAGCCATCACCAAACAGTTCCTCAAAGGACTGAAG GGTGTTGAGAATGTGTACACACAGCACCAGCCTCTCCTTCAAGAAACACTAGATCAGCTCATCAAAGGAAAACTCAAGGACAGCCAGTACCCCTACCTGGGTCCCAACACACTCCGTGACAG GCCCCAAGATATCATCGTGTTCATCATTGGAGGGGCGACTTACGAAGAGGCTCTGACTGTCTATAACCTTAACCGCACCAACCCGGGGGTCCGGATCGTCCTAGGTGGGACCACGATTCACAACACAAAGAG